The following proteins are encoded in a genomic region of Betaproteobacteria bacterium:
- the rpmI gene encoding 50S ribosomal protein L35, which produces MPKLKSKSGAAKRFKALGSGRFKRTQANLRHILTKKSTKRKRHLRGNTAVNPSDHGHIRSMLPYA; this is translated from the coding sequence GTGCCCAAGCTCAAGTCCAAGAGCGGTGCCGCCAAGCGTTTCAAGGCGCTCGGTAGCGGCCGCTTCAAGCGCACGCAGGCGAACCTGCGCCACATCCTCACCAAGAAGTCGACCAAGCGCAAACGCCATTTGCGCGGCAATACGGCCGTGAATCCGTCGGATCACGGTCATATTCGATCGATGCTTCCTTACGCGTAA